From Paenibacillus sp. GP183, one genomic window encodes:
- a CDS encoding antibiotic biosynthesis monooxygenase, with protein MILEVAILHVKSGMINEFESSFRKASQIISKMKGYCGHELQKCVEEENKYILLVRWENIKDHTIGFRSSEQYLEWKALLHHFYDPFPVVEHYININLNT; from the coding sequence ATGATACTCGAAGTGGCGATTTTACACGTTAAATCAGGAATGATCAATGAATTTGAAAGCAGCTTCAGGAAAGCTTCCCAAATCATATCAAAAATGAAGGGCTACTGTGGTCATGAATTGCAGAAGTGTGTTGAGGAAGAGAATAAATACATTTTATTGGTGAGATGGGAAAACATCAAAGATCACACAATTGGCTTCAGAAGCTCTGAACAATATTTGGAATGGAAGGCGTTGCTGCATCATTTTTATGATCCATTTCCCGTTGTGGAGCATTATATTAATATAAATCTCAATACCTAG
- a CDS encoding M20 family metallopeptidase, with translation MKQTITDTIDLHAEEWKAISTFIGNNPELGHEEFLASARLTELLEAHGFEVQRGVLDIPTSFIATYHSGKPGPVAAFLAEYDALPDLGHACGHHLICMMSIGAAIGLKSVLSETGGTIRVYGTPAEETKGAKVPMAAAGLFDDVDFALMAHPFYTYEQSGVSLAMDAIQFEYFGKPAHAAANPYDGINALDAVLQLFNSINALRQQLKSDARIHGIINDGGKAPNIIPDYASAQFYVRSASRSYTDELVRKVMLCAEGAALQTGCKLQSFNYEYSYDELRTNEALSRVFNHNLNAMGISSGEIEIGKDHGSLDLGNVSIHCPTIHPFMKVVDEKHSLHTKEFRDLAMEDRAMNGMIFSAKALAFTAFDVMSSRELLQEIKDEFAG, from the coding sequence ATGAAACAGACGATTACAGACACAATTGATCTTCATGCTGAAGAGTGGAAAGCAATATCCACTTTTATCGGGAACAATCCCGAGCTCGGGCACGAGGAATTTCTGGCTTCCGCTCGATTAACCGAGCTTCTGGAAGCTCATGGCTTTGAAGTACAGCGTGGAGTATTGGATATTCCCACTTCGTTTATCGCCACCTACCATTCCGGTAAACCGGGACCAGTCGCTGCTTTCTTGGCGGAATACGACGCCTTGCCCGATCTCGGCCATGCCTGCGGACACCACCTGATCTGCATGATGAGCATCGGTGCCGCTATCGGCCTTAAGTCGGTTTTAAGCGAAACAGGCGGCACGATTAGAGTGTATGGAACTCCCGCCGAAGAGACGAAAGGCGCCAAGGTTCCTATGGCGGCAGCAGGATTATTCGATGATGTCGATTTTGCCCTTATGGCACATCCATTCTATACCTATGAGCAATCGGGTGTCTCGTTAGCCATGGATGCCATTCAGTTCGAATATTTTGGGAAGCCCGCTCATGCAGCAGCGAACCCCTATGATGGGATCAATGCGCTGGATGCGGTTTTGCAGTTGTTCAATTCGATCAATGCGCTCCGCCAGCAGTTAAAATCAGATGCCCGCATTCATGGCATCATAAACGATGGCGGAAAAGCGCCAAATATTATTCCCGACTATGCCTCAGCACAGTTTTATGTACGTTCAGCCTCTCGTTCCTATACGGATGAGCTGGTGCGCAAAGTGATGCTTTGCGCAGAAGGGGCCGCATTGCAAACAGGCTGTAAACTGCAGTCCTTTAACTATGAATATTCGTATGATGAGCTGCGTACGAATGAAGCCTTGTCCCGTGTGTTTAACCACAATTTGAATGCGATGGGAATCTCATCGGGCGAGATTGAAATTGGTAAAGATCACGGCTCGCTGGATTTGGGCAATGTGTCCATTCACTGTCCGACGATACACCCCTTTATGAAGGTTGTGGATGAAAAGCACTCGCTCCACACCAAAGAATTCAGGGATCTCGCCATGGAAGACCGTGCTATGAACGGGATGATTTTTTCGGCGAAAGCACTCGCATTCACGGCATTTGACGTGATGTCCAGCCGTGAGTTGCTTCAGGAAATCAAAGACGAATTTGCCGGTTGA
- a CDS encoding bifunctional diguanylate cyclase/phosphodiesterase produces the protein MPSNQGSYPTQNMEDELHFYQEMVEALTKNAAVAFIICDLQNRILHVNQTFEHMFGWSFDEIVGQALPIIPPSIQEDFYRVLAEKKWEISVVETLKQRKNLTLFHVCETITPIRDSSGAVESYACIIDDITQRKLSERALKESEQKYKSLFDLNPDSVISFDMNGLITSVNAATIKLFGYTEEELLVLDFADICEPAQFEFLTAKFAQAALGIPQNFESTMLHKNKSKVELNQILMPILIDEEICGVYCLTKDITVRKRSEELIQNMAYFDSLTNLPNRRYFENKLSVQLEKSNADSSRMAILFLDLDGFKQINDSLGHAAGDIVLKEVAERLNQCVRDHDTVARLGGDEFTVCLPMINDKEAALPVADRILQEMRLPYLLKGKEFYLSASIGLAFYPDDGNDVDSLMRSADTALYKVKEQGKNHIKLYTPGMNDEAIERQLLENELKHALDHDEFVVHYQPQIHVHTKQITGMEALIRWQHPKKGLLYPGDFIAIAEESGLIVDMGLKVMQIACSQCVEWQNQGYTTMRVAVNLSQVQLRRNDLVDKVRQVLQETGLSPSCLELEITESMAMHHAEHVIAQLHALVELGVLISIDDFGTGFSSLSYLNKFPIHRLKIDRSFITNITNRPDSAIVSAIVGLAHNLNLSVIVEGVETELQKTELPKLGCHEMQGFLFSMPLPADQFLLMLEKGNVTNIDKSSI, from the coding sequence TTGCCGTCAAATCAAGGGTCTTACCCTACACAGAATATGGAAGATGAGCTTCATTTTTACCAGGAAATGGTTGAAGCTTTAACTAAAAATGCCGCTGTGGCATTCATCATTTGTGATTTACAAAACCGCATTTTACATGTGAATCAAACGTTTGAGCATATGTTCGGTTGGAGCTTTGATGAGATTGTGGGCCAAGCTCTGCCTATAATCCCTCCATCCATTCAAGAGGACTTCTATCGAGTTTTGGCTGAAAAGAAATGGGAAATCTCGGTTGTTGAAACTCTGAAGCAGCGTAAAAACCTTACGCTTTTTCATGTATGTGAAACCATAACTCCCATCAGAGACAGTTCAGGAGCCGTAGAATCCTATGCGTGCATCATAGATGACATTACCCAAAGAAAGCTATCAGAGCGGGCTCTTAAGGAGAGCGAGCAGAAATATAAATCGCTGTTTGATCTCAATCCCGACAGTGTCATCTCCTTCGATATGAATGGCCTTATAACAAGCGTTAATGCTGCCACCATAAAGCTGTTCGGTTATACGGAAGAAGAATTACTCGTTTTAGATTTTGCAGATATTTGCGAGCCTGCACAGTTTGAATTTCTGACCGCGAAGTTTGCTCAAGCCGCACTTGGAATTCCTCAGAATTTTGAATCGACCATGCTGCACAAAAACAAATCAAAAGTTGAGCTGAATCAGATCCTCATGCCTATCCTCATCGATGAGGAAATATGCGGCGTCTATTGTTTGACAAAGGATATTACTGTGCGCAAGCGATCTGAAGAGCTGATCCAAAACATGGCTTATTTCGATTCCTTGACGAATCTGCCCAACCGCAGATATTTTGAGAATAAACTATCCGTACAGCTGGAAAAATCCAATGCAGATAGCTCCAGGATGGCCATTCTCTTCCTCGATCTCGACGGCTTCAAGCAGATTAATGATTCCTTGGGTCATGCGGCAGGTGACATCGTGCTCAAGGAGGTTGCCGAGCGGCTGAATCAATGCGTCAGAGACCATGATACCGTTGCCCGATTGGGAGGGGACGAATTTACGGTATGCTTGCCCATGATCAATGATAAAGAAGCAGCACTGCCCGTAGCTGATCGCATTTTACAAGAAATGCGTCTTCCTTATTTACTTAAAGGAAAAGAATTTTATTTGTCTGCAAGCATCGGGTTGGCTTTCTATCCAGATGACGGCAATGATGTTGATTCATTAATGCGAAGTGCCGATACGGCCTTGTACAAGGTTAAGGAACAGGGAAAGAATCACATCAAGCTGTATACTCCAGGAATGAATGATGAAGCAATCGAGCGACAGCTCCTGGAGAATGAACTCAAACATGCTCTGGATCATGATGAATTTGTCGTCCATTATCAACCGCAAATCCATGTTCATACCAAGCAAATTACGGGCATGGAAGCGTTGATCCGATGGCAGCACCCGAAGAAAGGGCTTCTATACCCTGGAGATTTCATTGCAATTGCTGAGGAATCCGGATTAATCGTGGACATGGGATTGAAGGTTATGCAGATTGCCTGTTCACAGTGTGTGGAGTGGCAAAATCAAGGATATACCACCATGCGCGTAGCGGTCAATCTCTCACAAGTCCAGCTGCGGCGCAATGACCTGGTCGATAAAGTCAGGCAAGTTCTGCAGGAAACCGGACTCTCGCCTTCCTGCCTTGAGCTTGAAATCACGGAAAGTATGGCCATGCACCATGCAGAACACGTGATTGCACAGCTTCACGCGCTTGTAGAGCTTGGCGTTCTGATCTCCATTGATGATTTTGGCACCGGCTTTTCTTCGTTAAGCTACCTTAACAAATTTCCGATTCATCGGCTCAAAATAGACCGTTCCTTTATCACCAATATCACGAATCGTCCCGACTCGGCCATTGTCTCGGCCATCGTCGGTCTCGCGCATAACCTAAACCTCAGCGTGATCGTCGAGGGAGTCGAAACCGAGTTGCAAAAAACAGAGCTGCCCAAGCTCGGCTGTCATGAAATGCAAGGATTTTTATTCAGCATGCCTTTGCCTGCTGATCAATTTTTACTTATGCTGGAAAAGGGCAACGTTACGAACATAGATAAATCCAGCATTTAA
- a CDS encoding DMT family transporter — protein MHSTNKPAIPILLFIAIVAISFSAIFVKWSTAPAAVIAMYRLLITCAGMLPFLFAYRHELTRVQASDWIKLIISGIGLGFHFLFWMDSLRYTTVASSTAILTLEPVFVMLGSLWLFKQGLSRAAFMSMIVAICGAILIGWGDFKFSGAALKGDLLSLLGTLCVVIHILLGKSLRADMSAFVYSFFVFLFAGIVLAGYNLFQGYSFTAYAANEWGIFLLLAIVPTVFGHYLFNWLLKYMKATSVSMSVLGEPLGATILAYFLLGEMITPIQIAAGCLLLVGVALFIRSQNKPLAQPANSSLIS, from the coding sequence TTGCACTCAACAAACAAGCCTGCTATTCCGATTCTTCTTTTTATCGCTATTGTTGCCATATCGTTTTCCGCTATTTTTGTAAAATGGTCTACTGCACCGGCAGCAGTGATAGCCATGTACCGATTACTGATCACTTGCGCAGGCATGCTGCCCTTCCTGTTTGCTTACCGACATGAATTGACCCGTGTTCAAGCAAGCGACTGGATCAAATTAATCATTTCCGGCATCGGCTTGGGCTTTCATTTTCTTTTCTGGATGGATTCTCTGAGGTATACAACCGTTGCCAGCTCTACGGCTATTCTAACTTTGGAGCCTGTATTTGTCATGCTGGGTTCATTATGGCTGTTTAAACAGGGACTTAGTCGAGCGGCATTTATGAGTATGATTGTAGCTATATGCGGGGCGATTCTGATCGGTTGGGGAGATTTTAAATTCTCGGGCGCTGCGCTTAAAGGAGATTTGTTATCTTTGCTCGGAACGCTTTGCGTGGTCATTCACATACTGCTCGGTAAAAGTCTTCGCGCTGACATGTCTGCATTTGTTTACAGCTTTTTTGTTTTCTTATTTGCCGGGATTGTCTTAGCCGGATATAACCTGTTTCAAGGTTATTCATTCACGGCTTATGCAGCCAATGAGTGGGGCATTTTTCTGCTGCTTGCGATTGTACCCACGGTATTCGGACATTATTTATTCAATTGGCTGCTCAAATATATGAAAGCGACCTCGGTCTCCATGTCTGTGCTGGGCGAACCGCTTGGCGCAACCATTCTCGCTTATTTCCTTCTCGGCGAAATGATCACTCCTATACAGATCGCTGCAGGCTGTCTGCTGCTGGTCGGAGTCGCTTTATTTATTCGCAGTCAAAATAAACCGTTGGCTCAACCGGCAAATTCGTCTTTGATTTCCTGA
- a CDS encoding AAA family ATPase: MIKRTIYLISGPAGVGKSTTSKELVKSLDRSAYISGDDISHIPVNGRGKPWLCPETLSLTWENVISITKNLIKYQYDVVIDYVTLLKELDWLVDQLSDYQVRIIYVVLLVDEDTLKYRDSLRPIENQMGERSIILLQEFKESGVDVKHILDTSKYEMSQLETIIDDIKTNMKYVVVS; this comes from the coding sequence ATGATAAAAAGAACCATATATCTGATCTCCGGACCTGCAGGCGTAGGTAAATCGACAACATCCAAAGAACTTGTAAAATCATTAGATAGAAGTGCATATATTTCTGGAGATGATATTAGTCACATTCCAGTTAATGGAAGAGGAAAACCATGGTTATGTCCGGAGACCTTGAGTTTAACATGGGAGAATGTTATCTCGATCACAAAGAATTTAATCAAATATCAGTATGATGTTGTCATTGATTATGTAACCCTACTCAAAGAATTGGATTGGTTAGTAGATCAACTAAGTGATTATCAAGTCAGAATTATTTATGTAGTGTTATTGGTTGATGAGGATACTTTGAAATATAGAGATAGTTTAAGACCGATTGAAAACCAGATGGGTGAAAGAAGCATCATTTTATTGCAAGAATTTAAAGAATCCGGGGTCGATGTAAAGCATATTTTGGATACAAGTAAGTATGAGATGAGCCAATTAGAAACTATTATTGATGACATCAAAACGAATATGAAATATGTAGTAGTGAGTTAA
- a CDS encoding putative holin-like toxin: protein MTLMILFSSFIVALLSYISNNNKRK, encoded by the coding sequence ATGACATTAATGATCCTATTCAGCTCATTTATTGTTGCTCTTTTATCATACATCAGCAATAACAACAAGAGAAAGTAA